The proteins below come from a single Papaver somniferum cultivar HN1 chromosome 11, ASM357369v1, whole genome shotgun sequence genomic window:
- the LOC113321917 gene encoding 17.8 kDa class I heat shock protein-like, which produces MSMIPSFFGNRRENVFDPFSLDIWDPFQGFPFSGSNSSSSALSFPAGSEISKETSQLASTRIDWKETPEAHIFRADLPGIKKEEVKVEVEEGRVLQISGERSREKEEKNDKWHRVERSSGKFLRRFRLPENAKVDEVKASMENGVLTVSVPKVEEKKPETKSIQISG; this is translated from the coding sequence ATGTCGATGATTCCAAGTTTCTTTGGCAACAGAAGGGAAAATGTTTTCGACCCATTCTCACTAGATATTTGGGATCCATTCCAAGGTTTCCCATTCTCAGGATCCAATTCTTCTTCCTCTGCACTTTCCTTTCCGGCTGGTTCCGAAATTTCAAAAGAAACTTCTCAATTGGCAAGCACTAGAATCGACTGGAAAGAAACGCCCGAAGCACACATTTTCCGAGCAGATCTTCCTGGAATTAAGAAAGAGGAAGTgaaagttgaagttgaagaaggaaGGGTGCTTCAGATTAGTGGTGAAAGAAGTAgggagaaagaagagaagaatgatAAGTGGCATAGAGTTGAACGCAGCAGCGGCAAGTTTTTGAGGAGATTTAGGTTGCCGGAGAATGCAAAAGTTGATGAAGTTAAGGCGTCTATGGAGAATGGAGTGCTCACTGTGAGTGTTCCTAAAGTTGAAGAGAAGAAGCCTGAAACCAAATCCATTCAGATTTCTGGTTGA
- the LOC113323346 gene encoding omega-hydroxypalmitate O-feruloyl transferase-like, which yields MSFRVMESSNANVLNVKKGEQTMVVPAEETEKGLYFLSNLDQTNPWTVQTIYLFEASEEKGNELAAATIKDALSKVLVYYYPLAGRLTKGEHDDTRLYVDCTGEGVVFVEAETDATIEEIKDITKLDEETRAKLVFDIQGSTNVNGNPFIVAQVTKFKCGGFVLGLCMNHIMFDGVGAMEFVNSWGEVARGFPLSTPPILDRTALKARNPPKIEFHHIEYGVIEDISNTNALFEEEEMVYGSFLFDAERLEKLKRIAMEDGVLDKCTTFEALSALVWRAKARALKLVPEQETKLLFVVDGRARIDPPLPKGYFGNAVTVTTCQCNSQELLDKPISYAIGLVQKSIQSVTNSYLRSGIDHYEVNRSMASIASTVMIGPWIRLSFSSADFGWGEPIASGPVSLLLKEAILFLSLGDDSKTINVVLGFPVSSMKIFQEMMEI from the exons ATGTCGTTCCGAGTAATGGAGAGTTCTAATGCGAACGTCTTAAATGTTAAGAAAGGAGAACAAACAATGGTTGTTCCAGCAGAGGAAACAGAAAAAGGTTTATATTTTCTGTCCAACCTTGACCAAACAAATCCATGGACGGTTCAAACTATATACTTGTTCGAGGCATCGGAGGAAAAGGGAAATGAATTAGCTGCTGCAACCATTAAGGATGCTTTGTCAAAGGTTCTTGTTTACTACTATCCACTCGCTGGGCGCTTAACAAAGGGTGAACATGACGACACCAGGTTGTATGTTGATTGCACAGGAGAAGGTGTTGTCTTTGTTGAAGCTGAAACTGATGCTACAATCGAAGAAATCAAAGATATTACTAAACTCGACGAAGAGACTCGTGCGAAACTAGTTTTTGACATTCAGGGTTCAACCAATGTTAATGGAAATCCTTTCATTGTGGCTCAG GTGACAAAATTTAAATGCGGAGGATTTGTTCTTGGGCTATGCATGAACCACATCATGTTTGATGGCGTTGGAGcaatggagtttgtgaactcatggGGTGAAGTTGCAAGAGGTTTTCCATTATCCACACCACCGATCCTCGATCGAACCGCACTGAAAGCACGAAACCCACCTAAGATTGAATTCCACCATATCGAATACGGTGTAATTGAAGACATATCAAACACCAATGCTctgttcgaagaagaagaaatggtttATGGTTCTTTCCTTTTCGATGCAGAAAGGCTAGAAAAGCTTAAGAGAATAGCCATGGAAGACGGAGTCCTTGACAAGTGCACAACTTTTGAAGCGCTGTCTGCTTTAGTATGGAGAGCAAAAGCACGAGCACTAAAACTAGTACCAGAACAAGAAACAAAGCTACTCTTTGTGGTCGACGGAAGAGCAAGAATCGATCCACCATTACCAAAAGGATACTTCGGCAATGCAGTTACGGTCACAACTTGTCAATGTAATTCACAAGAGCTGCTAGACAAGCCTATTTCGTACGCAATTGGGTTAGTTCAAAAGTCGATTCAGTCGGTTACAAATTCTTACTTACGATCTGGAATTGATCACTATGAAGTGAACAGGAGTATGGCTTCTATAGCTTCTACGGTTATGATAGGTCCTTGGATTAGACTGTCTTTCAGCTCAGCAGATTTCGGTTGGGGGGAGCCGATTGCTTCAGGGCCTGTGTCTCTTCTTCTGAAAGAAGCGATTTTGTTCTTATCTCTTGGGGATGATAGCAAAACGATAAACGTGGTTTTGGGTTTCCCTGTTTCTTCCATGAAGATCTTCCAAGAAATGATGGAAATATAG
- the LOC113323516 gene encoding 17.8 kDa class I heat shock protein-like produces the protein MSMIPSFFGNQRTNVFDPFSLDIWDPFQGFPFSGSNSSSSALSFPAGSEISKETSQLANTRIDWKETPEAHIFRADLPGIKKEEVKVEVEEGRVLQISGERSREKEEKNDKWHRVERSSGKFLRRFRLPENAKVDEVKASMENGVLTVSVPKFEEKNPETKSVQISG, from the coding sequence ATGTCGATGATTCCAAGTTTCTTCGGCAACCAAAGGACAAATGTGTTCGACCCATTCTCACTAGACATTTGGGATCCATTCCAAGGTTTCCCATTCTCAGGATCCAATTCTTCCTCCTCTGCACTTTCTTTTCCGGCTGGTTCTGAAATTTCAAAAGAAACATCACAATTGGCAAACACAAGAATTGATTGGAAAGAAACCCCAGAAGCCCATATTTTCCGAGCAGATCTTCCGGGAATTAAAAAGGAAGAAGTGAAAGTTGAAGTCGAAGAAGGAAGAGTTCTTCAGATAAGTGGTGAAAGAAgtagagagaaagaagagaagaacgataaatggcaTAGAGTTGAACGCAGCAGTGGCAAGTTTCTAAGGAGATTCCGATTGCCGGAGAATGCTAAAGTTGATGAAGTTAAGGCGTCTATGGAGAATGGAGTGCTGACTGTGAGTGTTCCTAAATTTGAAGAGAAGAACCCTGAAACCAAATCTGTTCAGATTTCTGGTTAA